The window tttatttaatttgttctaTCGATAAACATTGTTGTCATCATTTAGATAGCAATGCATGAATAATAGTTAATGTTGAGTTcttacaaatataattttttttttaaatggaggcaagtatgcatggattagttttttttttatattttctcattGGAATCAAATAAGTCTAGAATCATGCTTcatactttcaaaattttagctttcATAAAACGGAAGTTTGTATTCAagataaatgttttcaaaaactaAATTCGAGAATAGAATTACTAGGCATATTAAATTTGATCTGaagttgtaatatttttttaatctgataaaAAATACTCACCAGGGCATCAGACCAAACTTCCTTAGTATTTCCGCCGTATAAGTAACAATTTTGACCAGCTGTTTGGTCATCTAACAACGAATAATCTGCAGGGCAATTTGTTGGAATACATGGTGCTATTCATATTACAAAATATGAGTTATGTTTTGAACGAAAAGCAACAACATAAAGTTAAATTGATATTTAAATCATCTTAACAAAGTAAATATACGAAATTCATAGGattcaaattaaaacttaatTATGTTAATAAGTTATCCcttttatgaaaacaaaagttCATTTGACGACAAATAATCGATATAAATGTTTGAACTATACGGCGCAGTTCTTAGAAATAGTTAGTGCAAACAGGATCTTAATCATAAATgctgttttgctttttttttatttgatgtatttcgGCTGCAACTCTGATCGTCAACGTTCCCTATCAGGCAACTGTGTTGAAATGtatataacaagagtgcacacgctgaaatgtctcgccttctatactaatcattgatattatgttgatagtcctaagtataaagctaagctttattacaactgtcacataaacttaacattaaccaagataactaaacaaagaccaatgaaccttgaaaatgaggtcaaggtcagatgaaccatgccaggcagacatgtacagctaacaatgcttctatacaacatatatagttgacctattacttatagtttaagaaaaatagaccaaaacacaaaaacttaacactgtgcaatgaaccgtgaaaatgaggtcacggtcaaataaaacctgcgcgactgacataaagatcataaaatatttccatacatcaaatatagatgacctatggcatatagtattagataaaaagaccaaaactcaaaaacttaactttgaccactgaaccatgaaaatgaggtcaaggtcacatgacatctgcccgctagataggtacaccttacaatcattccatacaacaaatatagtagacctattgcataaagtatgagaaaaagagaccaaaacacaaaaatttaactataaccactgaaccatgaaaatgaggtcaaggtcagatgacacctgccagttggacatgtacaccttacagtccttccatacaccgaatatactagccctattgcttgtagtatctgagatatggacttgaccaccaaaacttaaccttgttcactgatccatgaaatgaggtcgaggtcaagtgaaaactgtctgacagacgcgaggacctttcaaggtacgcacatcacaaatatagttatcctattacttataataagagagaattcaacattacaaaaaatctgaacttttttttcaagtggtcactgaaccatgaaaatgaggtcaaggacattggacatgtgactgacggaaacttcgtaacatgaggcatctatatacaaagtatgaagcatccaggtcttccaccttctaaaatataaagcttttaagaagttagctaacaccgccgccgtagccgccgtagccgccgccgccgccgccggatcactatccctatgtcgagctttctgcaacaaaagttgcaggctcgacaaaaactagaatttttgtttaaacatttatacATTGAACCCCATATGAACAAGATATTCGCACAACACTTCATCATAAGCAGACAACACAGTGACGCATGTGTTTTGGTCGCCCTTTGTATATGCGTACGAACCGATTTACGTTTACttatgtaacttttttttatatcaaatctgTTTGACTGGGGAAAGGCCTCTTTTATAGCTTTAATATGAGACAATACATCCAAAGAAGTTGTCAAAGACGAATGCAGAGAAAAAGAAGTTTTTTACCCCCAAAAGTGTAGAAAACAAAAAAGCGATGATGATTGGGGAGGAACGGCGAATGTGGCACGAAAAGAGGTATACTTGCATGCTtttgataaacaatattttaGAAATGTATCTGTTTTGGATATTTTTAATCTCTTAGAATCAATGTAATAGagctttgaattttaaatttatagGTTAATCATACTGTACATTTTTTAGATTCATTTATTTGCGTGTTGCGTGTGTACCAATtttcttgaattaaaaaaaaaaacttgcatttttgtggatatttgatttcgtgtttTGCCAATGTCTGCATACAACCTTAAAGAAAATGTGTAATTCGTTAATCATttaaatccacgaaaatttgaaTTCACGGTAACTAATGGAATTAAAGAAATCATGGAGGAGTTAGTGAATGGCCGCGGTAATTACAAGCTGTAATAATTCTTGGTTTGTCGTTGATTTCGACTGAGAATGTAATTTGTTATCTCTGCAAACTATACGGAGGTTCATTGAACAGAAATACCTACTTGTTTGTGCAGGTGCTGGTGTAGGTGCTGGTGCAGTTGTTTGTGCAGCTGCTTCTATTGCTAGAAATGATTGAACATAAGGTCTTGGCGCAATAGGTCTTGGTTCAACACTTGCTCTACTAGTAACAGAACTTGGCATAGTCAACATTCCAACTGCCATCATGAGTAGCGCTATCGATACAAAAGAAATTGGAAGAAATCCAAAAGCTGATCCTGTGTCTACTCCACTTTCCTCCACTAAGTTAAATGTGGTTTCTGAAAATGTGAAATAAAGGATGTATTAACATAACGCCATTCATAATCTCCATATTTCTCAGAATCTTTTATAAGTACCATTTCAGGAGGACATGAAAACAAATGCAATCAACCCCGGTTTTTCAGTGGGATAAATGTTGATCATTTGTTTTTGCCTTTGgcgttttaattttgttttcctaaattgaaaaaaatgacaattaagcttctatttataaaatctattatttgtAAGTCTTACAGAGAGAAAAGCTGATGGTTTAATGATTGTGGTGGGGAGAGCGTTGTCCAGTAAGCTGAAAAAAGCGCcctttagaacaaaaaaaaaaaaacaatttcgagTACTTGATCATTGTAACGTTGTGCAATTTGTCTTTTCGTTTTTCTGTTACTTTGTTTGATAGTGTCTAATGCCGAACTTCAAAACCAAAACCTATCCAACCAATATTTACAGCCTGgtcttatgttgtgttgttacacatATGTACAAATACAAGAGGGCTGATCACTTTAAGCATAATGCATTACATATGTGCATGTCCAAAATTACGTTACATATCTAAACACACTGAAAAAGAGAAAGACAAAAGAAACTAGATTGTTAGCCGAGCTCATAATTTAAAAAGGAACTGAAAACGCAATGGCAATGATAGCAAAATAtaccaaaagacaaacagcagtttacagaagaaaaaaacagacacctaaagactgagcaacacgaaccccaccataatCCTGAGTTTGACTTTGAGTGTCATGACACCATGGGAGATAGATCTGAGGATGGGACGGATATTTGAAGCTCGACATAGATAGATTTACATATTTGAGTTCCAAGACATAACGCAGCATAGATCTGAGGACTTGGCGAATATTTGATGCATGATgtagatttatatataaaaaatagatttttttattcgTATGGAACATTAAAACATTGTTTCATTAGAAGGAACAGCAAggaaattttcaaacatgcattatTAGATATGTTTTCAAGTCCATTAAAAGCAACATTTTTTTCTGATGTAATTTATGTATTTTACGTCTTTATACATAAATTCGTACACATTTAGTATATAAACTAGTCGCATCTGAATACTGAAtatgttgacttgagttatcattgaaatgtttataatcataaaataACCGTTTAAAATATTTGAGTTTTTGAAGTTCTAAGGCATATCTACCTCATGAATAAATTACCTTtgttggcaaaacttttaggaatatttggtcctcaatgcttttaaaagtcgtactttatttggcctttttaactttttttatccgagcgtcactgatgagtcttttatagacgaaacgcgcgtctgtcgcaGATATAAAATTTctttcctggtatctatgatgagttaatttacattGGTATACGAGATGTATTCCTAAATGTGaatcgattatgaataattttaCCTAAAGTTCCACTGTcaccaataaaaataaaatctgacCGCTGGTCAAATGGGTTCTGTCCTGGTATGATATTTGCTTTACATTTTCTTTGAACATGGCATACcacaattataatcaaatatagCTGTAATTAAAATTTACATTATATAGATATTGTTCATCAtcaataattatcaaatatagATAAGTGATTTAGAATAATATTTCAAGCTTGTCTACTATCAATGCAGCACCTTATgtcccacgaaatccacaaaaagtCAATGTTATGGGCGCTTTCAGTAACGGGGCATACAAATGTTCGCATAAATAGAATATTCAAAATACACATTATGTTTTAAAAGTTATGGTCCTTCATCCATGCATCGCCTGCATATGGAGTACATATCTTCCCCGTTTATTCAATATTACAGGGTTTACATTTCCAATCATGATTGTGTTGATAGAGGCTTACTGCTAAGCTTACACTACACTATTAAAACAAGAGTTTCAAGTGTTGagattgaaatcatcccttttaaaGTTCTACTAACACAATCACAAGCTTGTTGACTCTCTTGGAATACATGACTCTGTTTTACAGATAATGACAAAATGAGTTTTCCACCTCTGTGTTAAAATTCGTCAcgtaaaaatatttgttataaaagcATTACAATTAAGAGGATGCGTAAATGATTCTATTGTTTCCATGAATTTTTTCTAACTTaataaacatatgtatatataaattcaaatatgaacaagtctaaattgaaaacaacgttcaaatcTATGGTTGCGTTGGACAAAAACCGCACttttttttatacgtgtgcatgtaacaatTGTCATTGAAGAGgtgtctaaatacagcacaaacaaaattttccaaaaatccaaaagagtgaaaaacatattttaacaaaacgcatttgactagcaggtcgaacaactgatgttctttaaccccgctgactgccattggcaattgccaaataaatatatcacaaggtgtaacaaaatagatctctatattaattttataccaagtgaaaacaataaacttgcggcaaagatggtaAATCAAAACATGAGGTGCTATTTTTTTTAcgccatatccggatttcgacaattaatgtctcttcagtaatgttAGGGATCAAAAAGTATTTAGGATACAATTTAgaatagactcttgaattttaaagagtcaaaataggatgaacggattgtACGATTtggagggaaaatataatacaaccccaaacgaaataaatataaacaagtctaaattgaaaactccGTTTAAACACCaaatccggatttcgacaattaatgtctcttcagtgatgttagggatcgaaaagtatttggaaggccatttaatttacctcaatttaggataaactcttgaatttcaaaagagtcaaaataggatgaacggataaAATAAACaggagggaaaatataatacaagcccaaacgaaataaaTACACACAAGTCGAAATTGGAAACAACGATCACATTTATGAtggcgttggataaaaaccgcaatttttatacgtgtgcatgtaacaagtttcgttgtagaggggtctTATTACAGCACAAACATGGATCTCTATATTAATCGTATACcaagtagaaaacaataaactttttagagtcaaagatggtaaaccacaacataaaatcaaatacatgtatatatatacatacttcATATTTGATCAAATATGAAAGGAGATGGGGTAATAAGGCCCTTATCTGGTCCAAATGATACAGCAAATTAAAGTAAGTCATAATATACATAATTAAATTTGTCATATCTAGACTAAGGTATTaggtatttagaaaataaaaacaaatttcacgTACCATGGTAACAAACCACGAGAAAATTAGTATAATCTGAAAaatgtcaatttataaaaaaagtttctcataaattatttgttgttccttggctgcgcacgatgtttccacaatGAAAACAACAATGTAAAACTGcattaattctgtatttttcattgttttcatgaAAACGGCACATAATATGACGTGACTGTGATATCATCAGATAACAAATTTGaagtttttctttgaaatttcccGACTCTTTACAGTTTCGAACACTATGTGTACATTTTAAATAGTTGTCAAATATCTTATTTTCTTcggccaaaaccaggccttaatacccctactctattaaatatacaaagTTTGTATGTGTTGAAATTTTATTTCATGAGCTTAACATATCTTACCCCGGCTAACggattttgaaaatgtttgaaataacaaactaacaaacaaataatttattagagtctcacctctttaaaaaatttaatattaaacacTATATAATATTAAcagatcaatttataaaaaaaagccgCTCTAAAACGAGTTAGGAGAGACCGtaaaacacacattaaaatacatttatattacatctataacatatatcaatatatcttagcataaaacaccatactattaaaaacaattataaaaaaaaaatcaaaaaaataataataaataaacaacattatatacactTATTACGAGTATGAAATACACTTTACCTTAAAAAGTACTTCATGGCAGATTTTGGCTGTAAGATAACAAACTCTGTTATCATGAAACTATTAAATTAATGTTATAAATTAATAAACTAACCTTGTTATATTTCATCATCATTCTCTCAGGTCTGCGTTTTGGATAAAACATAGGAACAACTTCAATGTTAATGATCACACATAAGCTAGAACACGTCTTAAGGAGttcaatttgtttgataatgAACCAATTGAATTACTTTACTGGTCATAATTAAGACGTCCTACTGTGATCGATGAATCTTattttgtttgtcaatatgcATTTAATTCAAAGCTAACGTCTTCAGTTGTGATGTCTGATGTCGGGACAACGACTGTCACGGCTACTGGCTATACATGTACCTTTATGTATGTTATGTAATAGTACTAGTATATAGTACATTAATGTACAAGATATAATTTCTGTAATTTACACTGTACTCTATGaaggtttaaaaaataaaaccaaatgtACTTGTAATACTAGTTTATCATAATTCTGCGATTAGGACAAACTTGAAAATGTCTTAAGAACAGCGTTAAATTGAATCTTCTCgttttatttaagagtttaagAAATCTGAAACATTGAACCAACCATTTGTTTTACCAATTAATTTATACAATGGTAAAGAGGGAATTTTCCAACATATTTTATGTTCCGAATTGTAAAATAACACTGACTGATGGTAGACATtataatacagaaaaaatggactTTTACCAAATCGGCTCAtgtgacaaataaataaaatttgtcaaccccctttttctattttaaacaGAAGGGTTTGTAATTCAGTTCCTAAATTAAAACTTCCAAGAGGTTGAGGTTGTCTCATATAAAGCGGAAATTTCAAATGTCGAATTTCAATCTCCAAAATGGGTTGGGTAGGATCATTGAATGCCAAAAATACATGGTACCCCGCCGCAATtggataattttaaaaatgtaaaaatatgcaagtgttcggtaaacaggaagttgttgagggATGAATccgaaaacacatcaaacggtcaagctgacttatataaaccctgaaaccaaatttcagaaatccttgtattgtagttgctgagaataatgtaacaaaaatcgtgggacggacggactgacggacagactgacggatggatggatggacagacagaggtacaACAATATACACCCTTTGTTTTTAAATGAGGGTATAACAAAACATAAACAATGTAGTTGTCGCATATCAGCTGAAAGGTACAtttcaaataacatatttttaacaATGGATATTCTAGTGTTGTTTTAACTTTAATCTGGACTACTTATATATAACACAATAAGAGGTACCTGTAAATACACACAATATCATGTTCCTCTTTAAAGGGTCTTCAATTGTATATAGCGCttataaatgtcctgtaccaagtcaggaatatggccattgttatattatagttcgtttctgtgtgtgttacaatttaacgttgcgtcgtttgttttctcttatttttgagtgtaaattgacattgcgataagacgtgtcacggtacttgtctatcccaaattcatgtatttggttttgatgttatatttgttattcttgtgggattttgtctgatgcttggtccgtttctgtgtgtgttagttacattgtagtgttgtgtcgttgttctcctcttatatttatgcgtttccctcagttttagtttgttaccccgattttgttttttgtccatggatttatgagtttgaacagcagtatactactgttgcctttatttatagtgcTTTTATCTATCAATATCGGGATGCGATTAACTTCGAACACAAACCCAAAAGTTATTAGCACGAAtttgtaatagtatgaatggacttgcttccctgaCAGAAGCACTGAGTTTGGGTTCTACAAAAAGCTTTGAGACACAAATTAGCCAAAGGTTTACTTCTTcggggatcaaaggtgaggtctgataGATCTGCCCATATTGGATGCAAATGAGCCTTACTTTCACCAAGTCCATGATGTCACTCCATCCcaagttttgaataaaatgacaggtgATTATAAAACAGTTCTAACGTTCTTGGGCTTTACACTGCTTAAAAGACATGTGAGCTAGTGAAAGAAATGTAATGTGCCATCTGTATTTCATTAGTCTTTGTGTAAAAGACAAGAAGTGATATGACCATACAGTGTGAGGCCAAATGTAGGGTAGCTCATagatttatacatttttgtgcaattattattacttaaaacataaaaattgtaaataaataatacatggataatcttttattataatatataaaatattcaagatatagGTAATAAACAGTATTCAATTGGTGTTCTTTTAAACGAAATCAGATAACTCCTATTACAACCCTcaacacattgaaaatttgaaCATGCAATTGATATGCAGGCAACAAACAAAGATGTCTTCTCTCCTGC of the Mytilus galloprovincialis chromosome 8, xbMytGall1.hap1.1, whole genome shotgun sequence genome contains:
- the LOC143042281 gene encoding uncharacterized protein LOC143042281 isoform X2, whose amino-acid sequence is MFYPKRRPERMMMKYNKLYLIIIVVCHVQRKCKANIIPGQNPFDQRSDFIFIGDSGTLETTFNLVEESGVDTGSAFGFLPISFVSIALLMMAVGMLTMPSSVTSRASVEPRPIAPRPYVQSFLAIEAAAQTTAPAPTPAPAQTTPCIPTNCPADYSLLDDQTAGQNCYLYGGNTKEVWSDALKVCTLTPGAYLWRPNTRAEADAVKNKFTIVDSAGRLGEDCVNIEFDTNGGNNGDWEWENDDCDDDHRYICELPRKTCP
- the LOC143042281 gene encoding uncharacterized protein LOC143042281 isoform X1; the encoded protein is MFYPKRRPERMMMKYNKLYLIIIVVCHVQRKCKANIIPGQNPFDQRSDFIFIGDSGTLETTFNLVEESGVDTGSAFGFLPISFVSIALLMMAVGMLTMPSSVTSRASVEPRPIAPRPYVQSFLAIEAAAQTTAPAPTPAPAQTTPCIPTNCPADYSLLDDQTAGQNCYLYGGNTKEVWSDALKVCTLTPGAYLWRPNTRAEADAVKNKFTIGNDVFIWTGANSPTHDENFVFAVDNAALSLLNLPFGVLDSAGRLGEDCVNIEFDTNGGNNGDWEWENDDCDDDHRYICELPRKTCP